In the Rhipicephalus sanguineus isolate Rsan-2018 unplaced genomic scaffold, BIME_Rsan_1.4 Seq630, whole genome shotgun sequence genome, one interval contains:
- the LOC119377951 gene encoding molybdopterin synthase catalytic subunit, protein MNHVELSEDALDVGAVLAQVGSHDCGATSVFLGTTRNHCDGKPVYRVSYEAYAPMAKREMLRICEAIRERWAVKNIAIVHRLGDVPLGESSVLIAVSSEHRQEAMDASKYAIDELKRRVPIWKKEHYNDDHEQWKANKECFWTEGR, encoded by the coding sequence ATGAATCACGTAGAGCTATCGGAGGACGCACTGGACGTCGGAGCCGTTCTCGCACAGGTTGGATCTCATGACTGCGGCGCAACATCGGTCTTCTTGGGAACCACGCGCAATCACTGCGATGGAAAGCCAGTTTACAGGGTGAGTTACGAAGCGTACGCGCCCATGGCGAAGCGCGAAATGCTGCGCATCTGCGAAGCCATTCGTGAACGGTGGGCCGTGAAGAACATCGCCATCGTTCACCGGCTGGGAGACGTGCCGCTGGGCGAGTCCAGCGTGCTCATTGCCGTCTCCTCCGAACACCGCCAGGAGGCGATGGACGCGTCGAAGTACGCCATCGACGAGCTCAAGCGACGTGTGCCGATTTGGAAGAAGGAGCACTACAATGACGATCACGAACAGTGGAAAGCGAACAAGGAGTGCTTCTGGACCGAAGGACGCTGA